In the genome of Desulfovibrio inopinatus DSM 10711, one region contains:
- a CDS encoding DUF1778 domain-containing protein: MPLRTEPKSELIDIRTTAHVKRLLQEAAAAKSKTVTEFILDVALAEATEIVTEQRLFQLKDTEWTAFQTALDAPTTSKPRLEALLNEPSVFE, from the coding sequence ATGCCTCTGAGAACCGAACCCAAGTCGGAACTTATAGACATTCGCACGACGGCGCATGTCAAACGCCTATTGCAGGAGGCCGCCGCCGCCAAAAGCAAGACGGTGACGGAATTTATTTTAGATGTCGCTCTTGCCGAAGCAACCGAAATTGTGACGGAACAGCGGTTGTTTCAATTGAAAGATACGGAATGGACAGCATTTCAAACGGCTCTCGATGCCCCGACGACCTCGAAACCTCGTCTTGAAGCGCTCCTCAACGAACCGAGTGTCTTCGAGTGA
- a CDS encoding GNAT family N-acetyltransferase — MKVTAPLSPIKKLCKTHDTGPFDCGYEEFNRYLKRYALASQQAHSAQTYVATRGDLVVGYYSLAVGGVEHRTVPERVAKGLARHLVPVMVLARLAVDVREQRHGLGKGLLKDALLRTIQAADIAGIRALFVVAKDDAAKAFYEHFNFDPSPTDPYRLFLVMKDLKTYLRRE, encoded by the coding sequence GTGAAGGTAACGGCCCCTCTCTCGCCGATCAAAAAGTTGTGCAAAACGCACGACACAGGACCATTTGACTGTGGATACGAAGAATTCAATCGATATCTGAAACGCTATGCTCTCGCCAGCCAACAAGCCCATAGCGCCCAAACCTATGTTGCCACCCGCGGAGATCTCGTGGTGGGCTACTACAGCTTGGCTGTCGGCGGCGTGGAACACCGCACGGTTCCGGAACGCGTCGCAAAGGGGCTTGCCCGCCACCTCGTCCCGGTGATGGTCTTGGCCCGTCTCGCCGTGGATGTGCGAGAACAAAGGCATGGCCTAGGAAAAGGCCTCCTCAAAGACGCTCTTCTCCGCACAATCCAAGCCGCAGATATCGCCGGAATACGCGCCCTCTTTGTCGTTGCCAAAGATGACGCAGCAAAAGCCTTTTACGAACACTTCAACTTCGACCCAAGCCCAACTGATCCCTATCGTCTTTTTCTGGTGATGAAAGATTTGAAGACGTATCTTCGGCGGGAGTGA
- a CDS encoding glycosyl hydrolase family 18 protein encodes MKSHIIWRALALVFFLFIPLAAHAATDFTNGINATYWCAWGGNTSYSVAGKQIQSSAVDMDVVNACYNVIITAFIVTDDEGNYILALKDPGSQGTSYYTEQQVKDMIAASKAQGRKVIVSLGGQYFDLSMKTQDDVTTFVTQTKHIVDTYGFEGIDLDLETGVLSSIDASLMGQAVMAVVNFYRGQGQDFWLTAAPEWCYIVPFMYGTGQWASHSLAGTFYVDLISAIGIENFTSIWPQLYNQGPANGVAGPDNDEQGFPAKVVPTDGMDKFMSAFAWAASTSAGYAANGSIGVLIPENKLVLGIPATEGAAGGEMTYIATPTLITNGWSLMQNNHNTIAGFMNWSVDWDALTINDGDLSAGYTHTPWETGLAVASLFDGGTVSVPLAAILLVVE; translated from the coding sequence ATGAAATCTCACATCATTTGGCGAGCTCTCGCCCTTGTATTCTTTTTGTTTATTCCGCTGGCGGCACACGCTGCAACTGACTTTACCAATGGTATCAATGCCACCTACTGGTGCGCCTGGGGTGGCAACACCTCGTACAGCGTTGCTGGGAAACAGATTCAATCGAGCGCGGTGGATATGGATGTCGTCAATGCATGCTATAATGTCATTATTACAGCATTTATTGTCACCGACGATGAGGGTAACTATATCCTGGCGCTCAAAGACCCCGGTTCTCAGGGCACGTCATATTACACCGAACAGCAAGTCAAAGACATGATTGCCGCCTCCAAGGCGCAGGGGCGGAAAGTGATAGTTTCGCTCGGGGGGCAATATTTTGATCTGAGCATGAAAACCCAGGACGATGTCACCACGTTTGTGACGCAGACAAAACATATCGTCGATACCTACGGCTTTGAGGGCATTGACCTGGACCTTGAAACCGGCGTGCTCAGTTCCATCGACGCCAGCCTGATGGGCCAGGCGGTTATGGCCGTTGTCAATTTTTACCGGGGCCAGGGCCAGGATTTCTGGCTGACCGCTGCGCCGGAGTGGTGTTATATCGTGCCGTTCATGTATGGCACCGGACAATGGGCTTCCCATTCGCTGGCCGGTACGTTTTATGTCGATCTCATCAGTGCCATCGGCATAGAGAATTTCACCTCCATCTGGCCCCAGCTCTACAACCAAGGACCAGCCAACGGCGTCGCCGGACCGGACAACGACGAGCAGGGCTTTCCCGCCAAGGTCGTCCCCACGGACGGCATGGACAAATTCATGAGCGCGTTCGCCTGGGCCGCCTCCACGAGTGCAGGATACGCCGCCAACGGCAGCATCGGCGTCCTCATCCCCGAAAACAAACTCGTCCTGGGCATCCCGGCAACAGAAGGCGCCGCCGGCGGAGAAATGACCTACATCGCCACGCCAACCCTCATCACCAACGGCTGGAGCCTCATGCAAAACAACCACAACACCATCGCCGGTTTCATGAACTGGAGCGTCGACTGGGACGCCCTCACCATCAACGACGGCGACTTGTCTGCTGGCTACACCCACACCCCCTGGGAGACGGGACTCGCCGTGGCGAGTCTTTTTGATGGTGGAACGGTGAGTGTGCCGCTTGCGGCTATTTTGTTGGTGGTGGAGTGA
- a CDS encoding response regulator, with the protein MSYKILILDDDLQVRDSLAMSLEDEGFTVFQVGSSEDALDFLKTDSVDLIIVDVRLPNMNGPDFIQIARKIRPELKYIVYTGSPEYQVPEELTIGANVSNSVFLKPLCEFESLNSEILRMIEGT; encoded by the coding sequence ATGTCGTACAAAATCCTGATTCTTGACGATGATCTGCAGGTGCGCGACAGCCTCGCGATGAGCCTTGAAGATGAAGGGTTCACCGTTTTCCAAGTCGGGAGTTCGGAAGACGCTCTCGATTTTTTGAAAACTGACAGCGTTGACCTCATCATTGTCGATGTGCGTTTGCCCAATATGAACGGTCCGGATTTTATTCAAATCGCCCGAAAAATACGGCCCGAGCTGAAGTATATTGTATACACCGGATCGCCTGAGTACCAGGTACCCGAGGAATTGACCATTGGCGCCAATGTCTCAAACTCCGTATTTTTGAAACCATTGTGCGAATTCGAATCCTTAAATTCGGAAATATTGCGCATGATAGAGGGAACATAA